Within the Candidatus Saccharibacteria bacterium oral taxon 488 genome, the region CACGACAGGCCACGAGGGTAATGTTACCCGGGGGAATGCCAGACGCTTCGAGTTGCCGCGCATAAGCTTCTGGTGAGCGCCGGCACTCTGTTGTTGTGTCGTCGTAATTTCCTAGCCCTGCCCCGCTGGCGACTGAATCGCCCATGCCAACGACGTAAGTGTGCTTTGCTTGCTCGGGCGAGATGATCGGGCGGCTGGACGCTGATAGCGCTAATGAAGTGAGGGCCGCTATCGTAGCGACCCCCCGTTTGGCTAATGTTTCTAATCTTTCTCCCATGATATCGTGTCTGGCGGAAGGGGAGGGATTCGAACCCTCGGTACGTGTTAGCGCACGCCGGTTTTCAAGACCGGTACCTTCAACCACTCGGTCACCCTTCCAATTAATCGTAGCGACTGGATTCTGGCGGAGAGAGAGGGATTCGAACCCTCGATGAGTTGCCCCATACCGCTTTTCGAGAGCGGCCAGTTCAACCACTCCTGCACCTCTCCAAATAAAAATGGTACACCCGGCACGATTCGAACGTACGACCTTTGGCTCCGCAAGCCAACGCTCTATCCAGCTGAGCTACGGGTGCATACAGCCTTTCGGAAATCCGATTGGCTATAACAAAAATATAAAGAACTTTCAATGCCAGCGGCAATGAACTTTTGTATTCTAGCACACCTGTTAACTCGGGGCAAGCTATAGCCTGATGATCCGAATGAGCTTCTCCAGCGCATCTGGCGCGATTTCTTGCATCGGTAGTCGTGCCCCCAGCATGTCGACGATGGTCTCGCCCTCGGCCTCAGAAAAATAGATGGTCAGTGCCGGTGAGAACCGCTTGACCGGCAGTAAAATTGCCGAGTGCTGATCGCCGTCTTGCCCCAGCCCAAAGGCTCGAAATTCACTAAAATCATACAAGCGGTCGGCGACGTAAACCCCCTTGGGACTGATGGCGTAATTGACCATCACTGATGGCTTGGATCGAAGTAGTACGAGCGCCACCGCCATAATCGGCAGCAAAATCGCGAATGTCCAGCTATTAAAAACAAAGATCGCCAGCGCCATCAGGGCAAGCACTACGAAACCAACAGCAATATACCAGCCAGTCGTGCGGTGGGCCTGCACGCCCTCGGGAGCTTGCCAGGCGATGGGCTGCGATAAGTCAGTCATCGGCTGGGCCGCGTCTTGTTGGGTGTTTTCGGTGTCGGTTGCGTGTGGCTGCTCTTCCATATGTCTAGTATACCACGAGCGGTATGATCTGCTATACGTCGGTAGAATTACCGCCAAGACCAATTACGGTATTGAGGACAAATTGAATGATGGCGTAAGCAAATAGGGCGACGAGCAGACCAATGACGGCATAGAGAATGGTGTTCTTTGCCGAGGTGACGGCGTCTTTGTTGCCGCTAGAGACAACGTAGCGAAAACCACCAAAAATCAGCATCACCACAGCGAGGATACCGATGAAATAGAGCATGATGTTGATAATTTTTTTCACCAACGAGCTGTCACCGTTAGTTAAGTTGGTTGGCACGCCGTCGCCACGCGCATCATTGATGCCACGAGTGACGCCGCCCTCGCCGAGCGCGAACGCTGGAGTGCTCAAAACTACCGTGCCGACACCGATGGTCAGCATGATGCTAACGATACCTGCGAAAAACCTCTTCATGCGCGTTATTATCCTCTCTCTTAGGTTTATTGTCAAGTTTTGCGGCCCGCCTGCTAGCCGCAGGGCTAGCCAGACCACTGCTTCTATGATACACTATTTTTGGCTCATGGAGGAGTACCCAAGTGGCTGAAGGGGACGGTTTGCTAAATCGTTAGTACGGGGAGACCTGTAGCGGGAGTTCGAATCTCCCCTCCTCCGCCAGAGTTATGCCGCTCTCGTCTCGGTTTATCCGGGACTTATTTTATTGTTTTGTTTAGTACGCGGAGTGGGTATCGAATAGAATTTTGGGCCGATGGCACCATCTAAATCAGGAAATATTATTGACAAATTAAAAACCTTATGCTATTATCCTAACATTGCTATGGCCAGATCCATACAGATAAACATAAAAAGAATATGAAATATTTATCACACATTATTACTACTACCACGATGGCACTGGGCCTGTCGACCAGCCTCGGCGTGTTTCTACACGATACGAATATTGATAAAGCGATTGTTTCTGCTTGGCAACTCATGAGTGATGCGCGCCAGGTTGATGACGACCATCACAGCAAGCCGCATTCCTCACCGCACACTCACTCTGACCATCATGATTTTTCAGGGGTGCTAAAGGACGGACAAACTCATCCGCGGACGACGCCGCGCAGCGCTGATCGCAAACACCTACACACCAAGCTTGTCAGTCGTGGTGGCGATGGTGACATTGATGGGCATCGACTGATAGTCGATCCGATTAGCGTGAGCTGATGACTTCGAGCTCGCCGATGAAGCGCTGGATGAGCTTTTCTTGCTCGGCCAGCTGCTGGCGAGTTTCCTCGACGAGATGGGCTGGCGCCTTTTCAACATAAGTTGGATTATCCAGCCGTGCTTGGAGGTTTGACAGGGTTCGCCGCGCTTCACCTAGCCGCACTTCCAGATCGGTCTGGTGCTGATAGAGTGTCTCCTCGTCAATATCCAACCACGCTTCCCTGTTTGCCGCCGCCAACCTAAGGCCTCGCGGTTGATCGGTGTGTGCAATTGACTCCAGGCGCATGAGGTGTTTAATGGTGTCTTGATTATCAGCGATGAGGCTGTCATTACCGTATAGTAGTCGATATTTCTTATTACCTGGCAGTTCAGCGATCACCCAGCGGCCTTCCGCGACCAGCGTCTTCAGCTGTTCAAACTGCTCGGCGGCGATAGGGTCGAACTTTTCTGGGGTCGGCCAGTGGTCGCGCATCAAGATACCGTCGGTGTAATTAAGCGTCTGCCAAATAGTTTCAGTAACGAATGGCGCGAACGGATGAGCGATTTTCAGGCTGGTTGCCAGCGCCCATGACAGTAATGGGCGATTGATAGCAGTTTTTGATGACTCGATGTACCAATCAGCTAGGTCGTCCCAAATAGCGTGATAGACCGTATCCGCGGCTTCAGAAAAGCGGTACTGCTCCAGGCGGACGGCGACGTTATTGGCGGCGTCATTCAGTTGGCGGATAATCCAGTGATCGGCCGGCGTCTGCGGCTCCAGGTCAACGATTTGATGTTCATCGCCGATTTGCGCCTCGACGAAACGAGCGATATTCCACAGCTTATTACAGAAATTGCGAGCAGCGATGACCGCGCCCTTGTTAAATGCCTGGTGCTGTGCCGGCGCGCGGCCAGCGATGATGCCCATGCGAGTGGCGTCCGAGCCAAATTCTGACACTAGCTCCATTGGATTTATGACATTGCCCTTGGATTTGGACATTTTTTGATTATGTTCGTCGTTGACCATACCGTGCAGATAAACATCCTTGAACGGTAGTTTGCCGGTGCGGTACAGGCTAAGCATAATCATGCGTGCTACCCACGCCCGCATAATGTCCATACCAGTTTCCATCAGGCTGGTTGGGAAATATTTGGCTAGTTCCCCGCCGTTTAGGTAATCGGTAACGATGTACGGCCACTGGCCAGATGAGAACCAGGTATCAAAAGTGTCCTCTTCTCTGACATATGTTGTACCATTTACAACTATCTTTCGTTCGTCAGTACGAATGTTAAATATCCAGTCGCGTGGGTCGCTTTCATTGACGAATGCGGGAATCGGGATACCCCATGGGATTTGCCGGGAGATATTCCAGTCTTTCAGTTGTTTAAGATAAGCGATGAGTTCTTTGCGTTTGGCAGCTGGATAAAAGGTAATCTCTTCCCTCTCTAAGGCTTCAATGGCTGGTTGAGCCAACGGCTGCATTTTAATAAACCACTGCTCCTTAACCATCGGCTCAATCACGCTGCCGCATTTGTAACAATGTCCGACGGCATGTTCAATGTCTGTTTCGCCGCGGCGCAGCTCTAGCGACTCCAAAGCCGCCAACACGCGGGTGCGGGCTTCTGCCGGCGTCAGGCCTAGGAATTGCGGCGGTACGTTGACCATCTTGCCTTCTTGGCTGATGATTTGTTTGAGCGGCAGATGGTGGCGCTGGGCCATTTCGAAGTCGTTCGGGTCGTGCGCTGGCGTAATTTTCACTGCGCCAGTACCATAGTTCATATCGACGTACTCGTCGGCGATGATTGGGATTTCCTCGTCGGTGATTGGCAATAAAATTCGCGTACCGATGAGGTGTTTGTAGCGCTCGTCATCCGGGTGGACAGCCACTGCCACGTCGCCTAGCATGGTCTCCGGCCGCGTGGTGGCGACTACGATTTCGCCGATTTTATCCAGCGTCGGGTAAGCGATTTGCCACAACTTCCCCTTTTCATTTTTATGCTCAACTTCAATGTCGGCGAAGCTGGTTTGGTGTTTGGTGCAATAATTAACGATCCGCTCACCGCGATATACCAGACCATCATCCCACAGCTTTTTGAAGGTCTCGTACACTGTAGCGATGACTTTATCGTCCAGCGTAAAGGTCAAATGCCGCCAAGAAGCGCTGACGCCCAGAGCCCGCAGCTGCAACTCCATGTTGCCGCGTTTTTCTTCAACAAATTGCCAAACCTGGTCGTACAGTTGTTCACGTGAAAAGTCAAAACGGCTTTTTCCCTGTTTTGCCAGTTCTTTTTCATAAACTACCCATGTCTCAAAGCCAGCATGATCTGCCCCAGGAATAAATACCGCGTCGTCGCCCTTCATGCGGTGATAGCGGATCATAATATCCTTCAAATTCATGTCTAGGGCATGGCCAATGTGCAAGTTACCATTAGCGTTGGGCGGCGGCATGACGATGGAGTACGGTTTGCCAGTGCCAGTCGGCTCTAATGCACCGCTAGTTTCCCACATGGCGTAAATGTTTGGTTCGTAATCGTTTGGGGTGTATTGTTTGGCTAATTGCATGAATAATTCCTACTTTTCACGTGAAAAGCGAGCATCGCTACCGTCAAGATTTTTCACGTGAAAACTCAGACAATAGGCGTAAATGATCTCTCCACGCGGTTATATTACCAAGCCAATTATACCACAGAAAAAGGGGCGGCAAAACCGCGGACGATGCCTGGCTGGGGGTGTTAACGCAGCGTTTGGTAGGCGCGGTACAGCCAGTAGCGGCAGCGCTGTAATGGCAAATCCCAAGCCCCGGCAAAGGTGACGTCATGTCCGCCAAATGAGCGTTTGAACTTGGTGAAGCCAGCCCACGGATGGTTTTTGTCGGCACCGTCGGGGGCGATGCCGTAGAGGTCAGCTTTGGTTAATCCGCGCTGCTGAGCGTCAATAATTGCCTCGGCCAGTAGGGCAGTGCCAGCGTTAAGTTTGCGGTGAGCTGGGTCTGATGAGGCGCCAGCGTGGGCGTAATATAGCGTGTCGCTGCTGTGGTAAAACAGGGCAGCGGCGATGGGCTGATCATCAAGCGCGGCGTAATACAGCGTGGCTGCGCCGAGCGGGAAGAGAGTGGCGGCTTGCTGGCGGAAATAACTATCGGGGTGTGGTGTGATGCCGCGCTGCTGAGCGACCTCGTGGACAAATTTTAGCAAGATATCAATGTCATGCGGGTCGGTCGAGCGGTGGACAGAGACGCCTTTTTTATGATAATTGCGGTACACATTACGAACTGGCTGTGCCATATGGGCGATCAGCTGGTCTTGCGGCTGGGTCAGGTCGATGACGTGCGAGTGCTCGGGCTGGAGCTTTTGGTAGGTGACCTTTTTCCAGCCGTGAGTTTGCAGATGGGCGGTAAAGTCGAGGTTGGTTGGCTCAACGCGCAGGAAAGTAACGCGGTGTGTTTTACCAAGCTGAGCTAGGGAATCAAGGGCTGCTGCGAGCGAATGCTCGTCATTGGCAGTAGGACCGTATGGGCAATACAGGCGGGAATTGCCAGTGCTGCGCTCTAAAATAGCCAAGTATTCCCAGTCCGGGCCGCTATCGCGAAAGGTGGTGCGCCCGAGCGACCCTTGAAAGGCTTGCCAGGCGGTTGATTGTAAAAAATGTTGGTTCATGTTGTAATCCTCACAACGTTAGATTGCTGTCATTGATAAACTTGGTTGCACTTCCAGGTCGTACGGGTCGGCGGGCTTGTCGATTTGGGCGCGGAAATAACCGAGCGCGGCGATCATGGCGGCGTTGTCGGTGCAGAGCTGGATGGGCGCGTATTCGATATCGATAGGCAAGGCCCGGCGTAGTTGGCGGCGTAATTCTTGATTGGCGGCGACGCCACCGGCGATGACGACGGAGGCAGGCTGGAAATTGTCGTAAGCTTTCTTGGTCTTATCGACCAGGGTTTTAACGGCGGTGTACTGGAAACTGGCTGCCATATTATGCCTTAGACTGTCGTTTACTAGCTCTGGAAGCTCGTGCGACGGAAAGGTGAAGTCTTTGCCCACCTCGCGCTGAACGGTCCTCAGAACGGCTGTCTTGAGGCCAGAGAAGGAGAAATCGTACTCGCCATCAAGCTTGGCGATGGGCAGGTGAAAAGCGTGGGGATCGCCGAGCTCGGCTGCTTTGGCGATGGCAGGGCCGCCAGGGTAGGGCAGGCCAATGATTTTAGCGACCTTGTCGAACGCCTCGCCGACGGCATCGTCTTGGGTCTGGCCGATGAGTTGGTAGTCACCGTGACCTTGGAATAGGACCAGCTGTGAATGTCCGCCAGAGACGATGAGGGCGAGGAGGGGGAAGGCGGGTTGATAATGCGGTAAAGACAGTGCCAAATTGCTGGAATTAACAACGGCTTCCGCACGCCGAGATGCTTTCTCGTCAGATTCTTTGGCGACTGCGGGACTCGCTTTGCTCAAACAGTCCTCGTCTCGCAAGGAATCTGACAAGCTCGCCTCTCGGGTTTGTGCAGATGTTGTTAATTCCAGCAATTTGTCATGTTTTGAGCCTCTCTTTCTCTGTTCGGTGATGAAATTAGCGTACACATGCGCCTCGACATGGTGTATCTTGTAGAGCGGCTTATTGTGAATGATGGCGAGGGTGCGGGCGGTGAGAGTGCCGATGAGCAGCGAGCCGATCAGGCCGGGCGCGTAGGTGACGGCGATGGCATCGATGTCGTCCCAGGTGCAGCCGGCATCAGACAAAGCCTTTTTAATGACCGGGTTGATAACTTCCAGGTGGCTGCGGGCAGCGATTTCCGGGATGACGCCGCCGTATTCGGCATGGATGTCGATTTGGGAATTGACCACATTAGAAAGCAGGCGTTCGCCATCTTCAACGACCGCCGCCGCTGTTTCATCGCAGCTGGACTCGATTCCCAAAATCCTCATTTGCTTTTATTATAGCAAATATAAGTGGTAAAATAGGGATATGAAAGCCATATTGGTGAAGTTTGTAAGGAAAGTACTGCCGGGCGGGATGCTGCGGCGGTTAGAGAATGGGTATCGGCGGTTGCGCGTCAAGCTGGTTAGC harbors:
- a CDS encoding peptidoglycan bridge formation glycyltransferase FemA/FemB family protein; the encoded protein is MNQHFLQSTAWQAFQGSLGRTTFRDSGPDWEYLAILERSTGNSRLYCPYGPTANDEHSLAAALDSLAQLGKTHRVTFLRVEPTNLDFTAHLQTHGWKKVTYQKLQPEHSHVIDLTQPQDQLIAHMAQPVRNVYRNYHKKGVSVHRSTDPHDIDILLKFVHEVAQQRGITPHPDSYFRQQAATLFPLGAATLYYAALDDQPIAAALFYHSSDTLYYAHAGASSDPAHRKLNAGTALLAEAIIDAQQRGLTKADLYGIAPDGADKNHPWAGFTKFKRSFGGHDVTFAGAWDLPLQRCRYWLYRAYQTLR
- a CDS encoding valine--tRNA ligase, whose amino-acid sequence is MQLAKQYTPNDYEPNIYAMWETSGALEPTGTGKPYSIVMPPPNANGNLHIGHALDMNLKDIMIRYHRMKGDDAVFIPGADHAGFETWVVYEKELAKQGKSRFDFSREQLYDQVWQFVEEKRGNMELQLRALGVSASWRHLTFTLDDKVIATVYETFKKLWDDGLVYRGERIVNYCTKHQTSFADIEVEHKNEKGKLWQIAYPTLDKIGEIVVATTRPETMLGDVAVAVHPDDERYKHLIGTRILLPITDEEIPIIADEYVDMNYGTGAVKITPAHDPNDFEMAQRHHLPLKQIISQEGKMVNVPPQFLGLTPAEARTRVLAALESLELRRGETDIEHAVGHCYKCGSVIEPMVKEQWFIKMQPLAQPAIEALEREEITFYPAAKRKELIAYLKQLKDWNISRQIPWGIPIPAFVNESDPRDWIFNIRTDERKIVVNGTTYVREEDTFDTWFSSGQWPYIVTDYLNGGELAKYFPTSLMETGMDIMRAWVARMIMLSLYRTGKLPFKDVYLHGMVNDEHNQKMSKSKGNVINPMELVSEFGSDATRMGIIAGRAPAQHQAFNKGAVIAARNFCNKLWNIARFVEAQIGDEHQIVDLEPQTPADHWIIRQLNDAANNVAVRLEQYRFSEAADTVYHAIWDDLADWYIESSKTAINRPLLSWALATSLKIAHPFAPFVTETIWQTLNYTDGILMRDHWPTPEKFDPIAAEQFEQLKTLVAEGRWVIAELPGNKKYRLLYGNDSLIADNQDTIKHLMRLESIAHTDQPRGLRLAAANREAWLDIDEETLYQHQTDLEVRLGEARRTLSNLQARLDNPTYVEKAPAHLVEETRQQLAEQEKLIQRFIGELEVISSR
- a CDS encoding tRNA (adenosine(37)-N6)-threonylcarbamoyltransferase complex transferase subunit TsaD, whose product is MRILGIESSCDETAAAVVEDGERLLSNVVNSQIDIHAEYGGVIPEIAARSHLEVINPVIKKALSDAGCTWDDIDAIAVTYAPGLIGSLLIGTLTARTLAIIHNKPLYKIHHVEAHVYANFITEQRKRGSKHDKLLELTTSAQTREASLSDSLRDEDCLSKASPAVAKESDEKASRRAEAVVNSSNLALSLPHYQPAFPLLALIVSGGHSQLVLFQGHGDYQLIGQTQDDAVGEAFDKVAKIIGLPYPGGPAIAKAAELGDPHAFHLPIAKLDGEYDFSFSGLKTAVLRTVQREVGKDFTFPSHELPELVNDSLRHNMAASFQYTAVKTLVDKTKKAYDNFQPASVVIAGGVAANQELRRQLRRALPIDIEYAPIQLCTDNAAMIAALGYFRAQIDKPADPYDLEVQPSLSMTAI